A single window of Dermacentor albipictus isolate Rhodes 1998 colony chromosome 1, USDA_Dalb.pri_finalv2, whole genome shotgun sequence DNA harbors:
- the LOC135903078 gene encoding uncharacterized protein isoform X3: MPGHLVRCTRDEIRDVKVAVGRALETMGEWLQNEDSPGTEEERAALQEVLRQIAQIRAKDADLEEVDPYIWAKVTEVATSIAKKVVIAFVTQQAIGLIGGAIG, from the coding sequence GGGATGAAATTAGAGACGTAAAGGTCGCGGTCGGCCGTGCCCTGGAGACCATGGGCGAGTGGCTGCAGAATGAAGACTCACCTGGCACGGAGGAGGAGCGCGCCGCCCTCCAGGAGGTGCTGCGACAGATCGCCCAGATTCGCGCGAAGGACGCCGACCTCGAAGAGGTGGACCCGTATATCTGGGCCAAGGTCACCGAAGTGGCCACAAGCATCGCCAAAAAGGTTGTCATCGCATTCGTCACCCAGCAAGCGATCGGTCTCATTGGCGGCGCCATTGGCTGA